In one Magallana gigas chromosome 9, xbMagGiga1.1, whole genome shotgun sequence genomic region, the following are encoded:
- the LOC105347080 gene encoding calcyphosin-2 has protein sequence MDFMIHGSPTPRNHERAVPGSARNRPGSGRPPSAKPTVNRNPITGEESPMIRPVSRPDSRPASRPEGVPVLNLKAFQQDDLKVSRPLELIDYPDTGRSGISTISWGTPCSSARSMDRPSSRTVDKPQSSKSVRPDGVPGLYFGYTDDKKHKVKVHKEKQPTAWDKEPCPGDLPPPSDRYKEMYQQYTDDMKQSYRAKNQSLSEDDVNREMEAVKKSKPKTYGEIRSEVERESARCDEPDDILDRKWTQKKSYSTQQMMKIMDAEELLEFNKQQKLIETVMIDQLSRAVISDPEQNVRTPVTHDTRRARGSNRYLHDSRVRTSATATENLLSKRVRFGARILTRNGHDALRELTGFYFHIDNTLTIYEFRQFGKSAKALPLIKRGKYKHLCGSKRDEPYTLFDIFSGANLIISTEDQHSLPDSMNRTDHVYFRVTDVDEAAKQQLIANDMPDTYRQSVQKSSDTDVQKIITAVQAVVQEKIRKRGIKTYTGLGRYYRERDERGDGIMYRFQLEKGLFTFHIDLDPELLDAVFEALDVDEKGELDYSVYMREVLGQMNECRKTKVRKAFKKLDSSKSGRVSVTDIRKYFNSKFRPPPQAAGVVPGVNPVQAFLEAVTASSRQDSVSYVEFEEYYEGLSLAIEDDVDFINILHNTWNI, from the exons atggATTTCATGATTCATGGATCACCAACACCTAGAAATCATGAAAGAGCTGTTCCTGGAAGTGCAAGGAATCGCCCAGGTAGTGGCAGACCACCCAGCGCAAAGCCAACAGTCAACAGAAACCCAATAACA GGAGAAGAGTCTCCAATGATTAGACCTGTGAGCAGACCAGACAGCAGACCAGCAAGCAGACCAGAGGG TGTGCCTGTACTTAACTTAAAAGCCTTCCAGCAGGATGACCTCAAAGTCTCCAGACCGTTGGAATTAATCGACTACCCAGATACGGGGAGGTCGGGCATATCCACCATAAG ttGGGGAACCCCCTGTTCATCAGCCAGGAGCATGGACAGACCCTCCAGTAGAACAGTGGATAAG CCCCAGAGCAGCAAGAGTGTTCGACCAGACGGAGTCCCAGGGCTTTACTTTGGTTACACAGATGATAAGAAACACAAAGTGAAAGTACACAAAGAAAAACAg CCTACAGCTTGGGACAAAGAGCCTTGCCCTGGGGATTTACCTCctccctcagacagatacaaaGAGATGTATCAGCAATACACGGATGATATGAAACAGTCATACAGAGCCAAAAATCAGTCTCTGTCAGAG GATGATGTAAACAGAGAAATGGAAGCAGTAAAGAAATCCAAACCAAAGACATACGGAGAAATCCGCAGTGAAGTGGAGCGAGAGAGTGCGAGGTGTGATGAACCGGACGACATTCTGGACAGAAAGTGGACTCAGAAAAAATCCTACTCCACACAACAAATGATGAAAATCATGGATGCT GAAGAACTACTGGAATTCAACAAACAACAAAAGTTGATAGAGACTGTTATGATAGACCAGTTATCAAG AGCCGTTATAAGTGACCCAGAACAAAATGTACGCACACCTGTCACTCACGATACTAGACGAGCAAGGGGAAGTAACCGCTATCTTCATGATTCCAG GGTTAGAACTAGTGCCACTGCCACAGAAAATTTGTTGTCAAAAAGAGTCAGATTTGGTGCAAGAATTCTTACCAG AAATGGACATGATGCTTTGCGAGAATTAACGGGTTTTTATTTCCACATAGACAACACACTGACTATATATGAATTCAGGCAGTTTGGTAAAAG TGCTAAAGCATTACCATTGATAAAGAGAGGAAAGTACAAGCATCTCTGTGGCAGCAAGAGGGATGAACCCTACactttgtttgatattttctcT GGAGCAAACCTGATCATATCGACCGAGGACCAGCACTCACTGCCCGACTCCATGAACAGAACGGACCACGTGTACTTCAGGGTGACCGATGTTGATGAGGCTGCCAAACAACAGTTGAT TGCAAATGACATGCCAGACACCTACAGAcaaagtgttcagaaatccaGTGACACAGATGTACAGAAAATAATAACAGCAGTTCAAG CTGTTGTTCAGGAGAAGATCAGGAAGCGAGGCATCAAGACATACACGGGCCTGGGTCGGTATTACCGGGAGAGAGATGAGCGGGGGGACGGCATCATGTACAGGTTTCAGTTGGAGAAAGGACTGTTTACCTTCCACATTGACCTTGACCCCGAG TTACTAGATGCTGTATTTGAGGCATTAGATGTGGATGAAAAGGGAGAACTGGATTACAGTGTATACATGAGGGAAGTTTTAGGACAAATGAATGAATGTCGCAAGACAAAGGTCAGAAAA GCTTTTAAGAAACTGGACTCCAGTAAGAGTGGCCGAGTGAGTGTTACAGACATCAGGAAATATTTTAACAGTAAATTCAGGCCTCCACCGCAAGCAG CTGGAGTTGTTCCGGGTGTGAATCCAGTCCAGGCATTCCTGGAGGCAGTGACAGCCTCCTCCAGACAGGACAGTGTGTCCTATGTGGAATTTGAGGAGTACTATGAAGGCCTCAGCCTAGCTATCGAGGATGATGTGGACTTTATCAACATTCTTCACAATACGTGGAATATTTGA
- the LOC105347082 gene encoding uncharacterized protein isoform X2 produces the protein MEETLEQFRVVNEKVDLIQSENKFIVKRLAQDEELRKTTENGLHKIGNLLELVLELSEADRRQNDDISELIATILATNEKISVLNQSIAVLKGGNGTLSLKSAEEIVRGRNDVNDQQTTGATSPATKGRMSRDLTETTSDMAATGGDSCDDISAKETTELVETEADEAKDGKKGAMDPYRAENTLVEDLLESGEATQLKDWTENDMSSQQITDDTESGPDLTDSEDHTEKTSGSNSRRGSVAGETSGGDTAKDSVSSSEIDQTLSEISEGTLQKLRRRRRRKGQKGADNRLIIMMEEKSQNKEQNVVRKNSPAPPPFESEEIIHSSEEKTRLMLQSRRVPSEEWVAQASRDAQRHKELKYQQGRGMDFIFILDTSASMEGEGCRQMKDVVTTILNEFERRSFLDMNVAVITFGHQNKFLRYCSNRYYDIKMSLNDIQCGGPSPLGAGLLLTLGVRGAVGISNIGKWHVQPKIVLISDGIATDHHYPEGPEDTEPGSEKRLQIEDLVNLVQNIAERNSIWCVPVGNPDMPVLEMISGLTTGGKIVHLHEATKIGRFPHNVKVAEQLHRLINTKEKIDREIFQATMSDILPDLDLTQSDWDDIYEMATNPGEEFKTMEDIIEEAEDAECQERYPNMPPIGTRVRRGPGWKWEDQDSHGPGTVTGHSKNPGWISVMWDSGAGYQYRYGADGMFDIVVCDSPRVLVDQLIAVGCLVTRGPDWEWSDQDGGEGSIGVIYRVNDSAIVHVRWPNGEKSNYRFGFDGKFDVKLCDPFSPEVKRVLQQQTASAGGPSPMTEPTSAPSTKNIAKKTDASKPSSDQDDTQTLDEMRRTGSSINIMDMAPPIKHTVWSDLGTSFAVNQSNRMRTSRSLSSLRETATPTQADRGRPKQEDDSKTNRKNTSKPFTENAAPNQGLVSDSSTAKEHLPYSHRDNGEGQQSQENIEEEKEQPAKSRVEDVDSSRHDDTQATTEGHRPETAPRSHTDPPAVVTERTCWQWKDPDGQWITYSPEVQEKLRKNFQKNPRSTVLITQNDSLYRVVFSKNKQINTETKDFTEIRQISE, from the exons ATGGAGGAGACGCTAGAACAG TTTAGGGTTGTCAATGAGAAAGTGGACTTGATACAATCAGAAAACAAGTTCATTGTAAAGAGGCTGGCCCAAGACGAGGAGCTGAG AAAAACAACAGAGAATggtctgcacaaaatag GCAATCTCTTGGAACTTGTGTTAGAACTCTCTGAAGCAGACAGGCGACAGAATGACGACATTTCAGAGTTAATAGCCACAATTCTTGCCACGAACGAGAAAATATCTGTCCTCAATCAATCCATAGCCGTACTGAAAGGGGGCAATGGAACTTTATCGTTAAAATCTGCAGAGGAAATTGTTAGAGGGCGCAATGACGTCAACGATCAGCAGACGACAGGGGCAACTTCTCCCGCGACAAAAGGCCGCATGTCAAGAGATTTGACTGAGACTACGTCAGACATGGCCGCCACTGGTGGAGATAGCTGTGACGATATATCTGCGAAAGAGACCACTGAACTTGTTGAAACAGAAGCGGATGAGGCTAAGGATGGAAAGAAAGGCGCGATGGACCCGTATCGAGCCGAGAATACATTAGTTGAAGATCTTCTTGAATCTGGGGAAGCAACACAGCTAAAGGATTGGACAGAGAATGACATGTCCAGTCAACAAATCACGG ATGACACCGAAAGTGGACCCGATTTGACAGATAGTGAGGACCACACAGAGAAGACATCTGGGAGTAACAGTAGGAGAGGGTCAGTGGCGGGGGAGACTAGTGGGGGCGACACAGCAAAGGACTCTGTAAGCTCCTCAGAAATAGACCAAACACTGTCCGAGATTAGTGAAGGAACACTGCAAAAACTTAGAAGACGAAGACGAAGAAAAGGGCAAAAGGGGGCAGACAACAGACTCATTATCATGATGGAAGAAAAATCTCaaaacaaggaacaaaatgtaGTAAGGAAGAACTCGCCAGCGCCGCCACCATTTGAAAGTGAAGAGATAATTCACAGTTCAGAGG AGAAGACTAGGCTGATGCTACAGTCCAGGAGGGTTCCATCCGAGGAATGGGTGGCACAGGCCAGTAGGGACGCACAGAGAC ATAAAGAATTGAAGTACCAGCAAGGCCGGGGGATGGACTTTATATTCATACTGGACACATCAGCTAGTATGGAGGGGGAGGGCTGCCGTCAGATGAAGGACGTTGTTACCACCATTCTAAACG AATTCGAGAGAAGATCTTTCTTGGATATGAACGTTGCGGTGATCACATTTGGACATCAGAATAAGTTCCTCAGATACTGCTCCAACCGCTATTACGACATCAAAATGAGCCTGA ACGACATCCAATGCGGAGGCCCGTCTCCATTAGGGGCAGGTCTACTTTTAACCCTTGGAGTAAGGGGAGCAG TTGGAATATCAAACATTGGAAAGTGGCATGTGCAaccaaaaattgttttgatctCTGATGGTATCGCCACTGACCACCATTACCCCGAGGGACCAGAGGACACAGAGCCCGGCAGCGAGAAGCGCCTG CAAATTGAAGACCTTGTGAATCTTGTCCAAAACATTGCCGAAAGAAACTCGATATGGTGTGTTCCTGTTGGAAACCCAGATATg ccCGTTCTGGAGATGATTTCTGGTTTAACGACGGGAGGTAAAATCGTGCACTTGCACGAGGCCACGAAGATCGGGAGATTTCCTCATAACGTG AAAGTTGCCGAGCAATTACATAGATTGATAAATACGAAAGAGAAGATTGACAGGGAGATATTCCAAGCGACAATGTCGGACATTCTGCCGGATCTGGACCTTACACAGTCTGACTGG GATGATATCTATGAAATGGCTACAAACCCTGGAGAAGAATTCAAAACAATGGAGGATATCATAGAAGAGGCGGAGGACGCCGAATGCCAGGAGAGATACCCTAACATGCCCCCCATCGGGACGCGCGTGAGGCGTGGTCCGGGCTGGAAGTGGGAGGATCAAGACAGCCACGGACCGGGCACCGTCACAGGGCACTCCAAAAACC CTGGTTGGATATCGGTGATGTGGGACTCGGGGGCGGGGTACCAGTACAGGTACGGGGCTGACGGGATGTTTGACATCGTCGTGTGTGATTCTCCACGAGTACTGGTCGATCAGCTGATCGCCGTGGGGTGTTTGGTCACCAGAG GACCTGATTGGGAGTGGAGTGATCAAGATGGCGGAGAGGGGAGTATAGGCGTCATTTACCGCGTCAACGATTCAGCCATTGTGCAC GTACGCTGGCCAAATGGTGAAAAAAGCAACTATCGGTTTGGATTTGATGGGAAATTTGACGTCAAACTttg TGATCCTTTTTCGCCCGAGGTAAAGAGAGTTCTTCAGCAGCAAACAGCGTCTGCTGGAGGTCCCTCACCCATGACTGAGCCAACTAGTGCGCCATCAACCAAAAATATCG ctaAAAAGACTGATGCAAGTAAACCTTCCTCAGACCAGGATGACACACAGACTCTGGACGAAATGAGAAGAACGGGTAGTTCTATCAATATCATGGACATGGCCCCTCCGATCAAACACACGGTGTGGTCAGATCTTGGAACCAGTTTTGCTGTGAACCAGTCCAACAGAATGAGAACAAGCCGCAGTCTGTCCAGTCTCCGGGAAACAGCCACTCCTACCCAGGCCGACAGAGGGCGCCCAAAACAAG aggATGACTCGAAAACCAACAGGAAAAATACAAGCAAACCGTTTACTGAAAATGCCGCCCCAAATCAGGGCTTGGTGTCAGATTCCTCTACAGCAAAGGAACACCTTCCTTATTCACATAGAGATAACGGAGAGGGACAACAAAGCCAAGAAAatatagaagaagaaaaagaacagCCTGCAAAGTCGAGGGTAGAGGACGTTGACAGTTCTAGACATGATGACACCCAGGCCACCACAGAGGGACACAGGCCGGAGACCGCCCCACGCAGCCACACTGACCCCCCAGCTGTGGTGACAGAGAGGACGTGTTGGCAGTGGAAGGACCCCGACGGACAGTGGATAACTTATTCACCGGAAGTGCAGGAGAAACTTCGTAAAAACTTCCAGAAAAACCCAAGGTCAACTGTTCTTATTACCCAGAATGACTCACT GTACAGAGTTGTGTTTTCAAAAAACAAGCAGATCAATACAGAAACTAAGGACTTCACAGAAATTAGACAGATTAGTGAATAA
- the LOC105347081 gene encoding BTB/POZ domain-containing protein 17 isoform X1 translates to MMSLCCFIMFILRILPIMDSSSTSLKCGQLLAGANPPDYGVFCNSEEFSDLKLTVGETTYFGHRIVLATASEVLQTMLSSVWCSTSELRLEETGDCEAAFLEFLEFLYTWRVRLNEENVVPLALLSDKYLVKDLAALCVSYMVEEVCTENAIPWFRFSLRYNVERLFNECIRFISHNFEHFHHSGKLVELDTNEMALVLDSGAIVCKSEMDIIQAILKWMKAYDRPVQESLRNDIVQLFSSVRTPMLTPADVDKIEKTKELQDFVMLLLPKFYLTYKYHSFGVGVPIPSDDKRFKNYVPRIYTERCGTTFNTTSFWEHYFQTPSHMSSKHAVTLKWKYQNGKPNELELLLAPGIAQGMVVPYKLRVVRMTKRLRKGFKEVKIVNDTVNHVANFGPCIDMGSSDGYQKDIKTHGLVVAVLPTGLPA, encoded by the exons ATGATGTCTCTATGTTGTTTTATCATGTTCATCCTCAGAATATTGCCT ATTATGGATAGTTCCAGCACTTCATTAAAGTGTGGACAGCTACTGGCTGGGGCTAACCCGCCTGATTATGGAGTCTTCTGTAACAGCGAGGAGTTCAGTGACCTCAAGCTCACTGTCGGGGAGACAACCTATTTTGGTCACCGAATCGTCTTGGCAACAGCCAGTGAAGTTCTCCAAACCATGTTGTCCTCA GTTTGGTGTTCCACGTCAGAACTTCGCCTGGAAGAGACGGGTGACTGTGAGGCAGCATTCCTGGAGTTTCTGGAGTTCCTGTACACCTGGAGAGTGCGGCTGAATGAAGAGAACGTCGTCCCCCTGGCCTTGTTGTCAGACAAGTACCTGGTCAAAGATCTGGCAGCCCTGTGTGTCAGTTACATGGTGGAGGAGGTCTGTACTGAGAATGCCATTCCATGGTTTAGGTTTTCTCTGAGGTACAATGTGGAGAGGCTGTTCAATGAGTGTATCAGGTTCATCAGTCACAACTTTGAGCATTTCCACCACAGCGGAAAGCTGGTGGAGTTGGATACAAACGAAATGGCACTGGTGTTGGATTCAGGAGCCATTGTATGCAAGTCGGAAATGGATATCATTCAAGCTATACTTAAGTGGATGAAGGCTTATGATCGACCGGTGCAGGAGAGCCTCAGGAATGATATTGTGCAACTGTTTTCCAGTGTTCGCACACCCATGTTGACACCAGCAGATGTCGACAAGATTGAAAAGACCAAAGAGCTTCAGGACTTTGTGATGCTTCTCCTTCCCAAATTCTACTTGACCTACAAGTACCATTCCTTTGGCGTAGGCGTTCCAATCCCATCAGATGACAAAAGGTTCAAGAATTATGTGCCTCGGATCTACACAGAGCGGTGCGGTACCACTTTCAACACGACAAGTTTCTGGGAGCACTACTTCCAGACGCCCTCTCACATGTCTTCCAAGCATGCAGTAACTCTGAAGTGGAAGTATCAGAATGGAAAACCAAATGAGCTGGAGCTGCTACTAGCCCCGGGCATTGCTCAAGGCATGGTTGTGCCATACAAGCTGAGGGTTGTCCGCATGACCAAGAGGTTGCGAAAAGGGTTCAAGGAggttaaaattgtaaatgacaCAGTCAACCACGTTGCTAACTTTGGTCCGTGCATTGATATGGGGAGTTCTGATGGCTACCAAAAGGACATTAAAACTCATGGCTTGGTTGTTGCAGTTCTACCCACTGGACTACCAGCGTAA
- the LOC105347081 gene encoding BTB/POZ domain-containing protein 17 isoform X2 → MDSSSTSLKCGQLLAGANPPDYGVFCNSEEFSDLKLTVGETTYFGHRIVLATASEVLQTMLSSVWCSTSELRLEETGDCEAAFLEFLEFLYTWRVRLNEENVVPLALLSDKYLVKDLAALCVSYMVEEVCTENAIPWFRFSLRYNVERLFNECIRFISHNFEHFHHSGKLVELDTNEMALVLDSGAIVCKSEMDIIQAILKWMKAYDRPVQESLRNDIVQLFSSVRTPMLTPADVDKIEKTKELQDFVMLLLPKFYLTYKYHSFGVGVPIPSDDKRFKNYVPRIYTERCGTTFNTTSFWEHYFQTPSHMSSKHAVTLKWKYQNGKPNELELLLAPGIAQGMVVPYKLRVVRMTKRLRKGFKEVKIVNDTVNHVANFGPCIDMGSSDGYQKDIKTHGLVVAVLPTGLPA, encoded by the exons ATGGATAGTTCCAGCACTTCATTAAAGTGTGGACAGCTACTGGCTGGGGCTAACCCGCCTGATTATGGAGTCTTCTGTAACAGCGAGGAGTTCAGTGACCTCAAGCTCACTGTCGGGGAGACAACCTATTTTGGTCACCGAATCGTCTTGGCAACAGCCAGTGAAGTTCTCCAAACCATGTTGTCCTCA GTTTGGTGTTCCACGTCAGAACTTCGCCTGGAAGAGACGGGTGACTGTGAGGCAGCATTCCTGGAGTTTCTGGAGTTCCTGTACACCTGGAGAGTGCGGCTGAATGAAGAGAACGTCGTCCCCCTGGCCTTGTTGTCAGACAAGTACCTGGTCAAAGATCTGGCAGCCCTGTGTGTCAGTTACATGGTGGAGGAGGTCTGTACTGAGAATGCCATTCCATGGTTTAGGTTTTCTCTGAGGTACAATGTGGAGAGGCTGTTCAATGAGTGTATCAGGTTCATCAGTCACAACTTTGAGCATTTCCACCACAGCGGAAAGCTGGTGGAGTTGGATACAAACGAAATGGCACTGGTGTTGGATTCAGGAGCCATTGTATGCAAGTCGGAAATGGATATCATTCAAGCTATACTTAAGTGGATGAAGGCTTATGATCGACCGGTGCAGGAGAGCCTCAGGAATGATATTGTGCAACTGTTTTCCAGTGTTCGCACACCCATGTTGACACCAGCAGATGTCGACAAGATTGAAAAGACCAAAGAGCTTCAGGACTTTGTGATGCTTCTCCTTCCCAAATTCTACTTGACCTACAAGTACCATTCCTTTGGCGTAGGCGTTCCAATCCCATCAGATGACAAAAGGTTCAAGAATTATGTGCCTCGGATCTACACAGAGCGGTGCGGTACCACTTTCAACACGACAAGTTTCTGGGAGCACTACTTCCAGACGCCCTCTCACATGTCTTCCAAGCATGCAGTAACTCTGAAGTGGAAGTATCAGAATGGAAAACCAAATGAGCTGGAGCTGCTACTAGCCCCGGGCATTGCTCAAGGCATGGTTGTGCCATACAAGCTGAGGGTTGTCCGCATGACCAAGAGGTTGCGAAAAGGGTTCAAGGAggttaaaattgtaaatgacaCAGTCAACCACGTTGCTAACTTTGGTCCGTGCATTGATATGGGGAGTTCTGATGGCTACCAAAAGGACATTAAAACTCATGGCTTGGTTGTTGCAGTTCTACCCACTGGACTACCAGCGTAA
- the LOC105347082 gene encoding uncharacterized protein isoform X1 → MEETLEQFRVVNEKVDLIQSENKFIVKRLAQDEELRKTTENGLHKIGNLLELVLELSEADRRQNDDISELIATILATNEKISVLNQSIAVLKGGNGTLSLKSAEEIVRGRNDVNDQQTTGATSPATKGRMSRDLTETTSDMAATGGDSCDDISAKETTELVETEADEAKDGKKGAMDPYRAENTLVEDLLESGEATQLKDWTENDMSSQQITDDTESGPDLTDSEDHTEKTSGSNSRRGSVAGETSGGDTAKDSVSSSEIDQTLSEISEGTLQKLRRRRRRKGQKGADNRLIIMMEEKSQNKEQNVVRKNSPAPPPFESEEIIHSSEDYTTDFRTFEEKTRLMLQSRRVPSEEWVAQASRDAQRHKELKYQQGRGMDFIFILDTSASMEGEGCRQMKDVVTTILNEFERRSFLDMNVAVITFGHQNKFLRYCSNRYYDIKMSLNDIQCGGPSPLGAGLLLTLGVRGAVGISNIGKWHVQPKIVLISDGIATDHHYPEGPEDTEPGSEKRLQIEDLVNLVQNIAERNSIWCVPVGNPDMPVLEMISGLTTGGKIVHLHEATKIGRFPHNVKVAEQLHRLINTKEKIDREIFQATMSDILPDLDLTQSDWDDIYEMATNPGEEFKTMEDIIEEAEDAECQERYPNMPPIGTRVRRGPGWKWEDQDSHGPGTVTGHSKNPGWISVMWDSGAGYQYRYGADGMFDIVVCDSPRVLVDQLIAVGCLVTRGPDWEWSDQDGGEGSIGVIYRVNDSAIVHVRWPNGEKSNYRFGFDGKFDVKLCDPFSPEVKRVLQQQTASAGGPSPMTEPTSAPSTKNIAKKTDASKPSSDQDDTQTLDEMRRTGSSINIMDMAPPIKHTVWSDLGTSFAVNQSNRMRTSRSLSSLRETATPTQADRGRPKQEDDSKTNRKNTSKPFTENAAPNQGLVSDSSTAKEHLPYSHRDNGEGQQSQENIEEEKEQPAKSRVEDVDSSRHDDTQATTEGHRPETAPRSHTDPPAVVTERTCWQWKDPDGQWITYSPEVQEKLRKNFQKNPRSTVLITQNDSLYRVVFSKNKQINTETKDFTEIRQISE, encoded by the exons ATGGAGGAGACGCTAGAACAG TTTAGGGTTGTCAATGAGAAAGTGGACTTGATACAATCAGAAAACAAGTTCATTGTAAAGAGGCTGGCCCAAGACGAGGAGCTGAG AAAAACAACAGAGAATggtctgcacaaaatag GCAATCTCTTGGAACTTGTGTTAGAACTCTCTGAAGCAGACAGGCGACAGAATGACGACATTTCAGAGTTAATAGCCACAATTCTTGCCACGAACGAGAAAATATCTGTCCTCAATCAATCCATAGCCGTACTGAAAGGGGGCAATGGAACTTTATCGTTAAAATCTGCAGAGGAAATTGTTAGAGGGCGCAATGACGTCAACGATCAGCAGACGACAGGGGCAACTTCTCCCGCGACAAAAGGCCGCATGTCAAGAGATTTGACTGAGACTACGTCAGACATGGCCGCCACTGGTGGAGATAGCTGTGACGATATATCTGCGAAAGAGACCACTGAACTTGTTGAAACAGAAGCGGATGAGGCTAAGGATGGAAAGAAAGGCGCGATGGACCCGTATCGAGCCGAGAATACATTAGTTGAAGATCTTCTTGAATCTGGGGAAGCAACACAGCTAAAGGATTGGACAGAGAATGACATGTCCAGTCAACAAATCACGG ATGACACCGAAAGTGGACCCGATTTGACAGATAGTGAGGACCACACAGAGAAGACATCTGGGAGTAACAGTAGGAGAGGGTCAGTGGCGGGGGAGACTAGTGGGGGCGACACAGCAAAGGACTCTGTAAGCTCCTCAGAAATAGACCAAACACTGTCCGAGATTAGTGAAGGAACACTGCAAAAACTTAGAAGACGAAGACGAAGAAAAGGGCAAAAGGGGGCAGACAACAGACTCATTATCATGATGGAAGAAAAATCTCaaaacaaggaacaaaatgtaGTAAGGAAGAACTCGCCAGCGCCGCCACCATTTGAAAGTGAAGAGATAATTCACAGTTCAGAGG ATTATACAACTGACTTCCGTACGTTTGAAGAGAAGACTAGGCTGATGCTACAGTCCAGGAGGGTTCCATCCGAGGAATGGGTGGCACAGGCCAGTAGGGACGCACAGAGAC ATAAAGAATTGAAGTACCAGCAAGGCCGGGGGATGGACTTTATATTCATACTGGACACATCAGCTAGTATGGAGGGGGAGGGCTGCCGTCAGATGAAGGACGTTGTTACCACCATTCTAAACG AATTCGAGAGAAGATCTTTCTTGGATATGAACGTTGCGGTGATCACATTTGGACATCAGAATAAGTTCCTCAGATACTGCTCCAACCGCTATTACGACATCAAAATGAGCCTGA ACGACATCCAATGCGGAGGCCCGTCTCCATTAGGGGCAGGTCTACTTTTAACCCTTGGAGTAAGGGGAGCAG TTGGAATATCAAACATTGGAAAGTGGCATGTGCAaccaaaaattgttttgatctCTGATGGTATCGCCACTGACCACCATTACCCCGAGGGACCAGAGGACACAGAGCCCGGCAGCGAGAAGCGCCTG CAAATTGAAGACCTTGTGAATCTTGTCCAAAACATTGCCGAAAGAAACTCGATATGGTGTGTTCCTGTTGGAAACCCAGATATg ccCGTTCTGGAGATGATTTCTGGTTTAACGACGGGAGGTAAAATCGTGCACTTGCACGAGGCCACGAAGATCGGGAGATTTCCTCATAACGTG AAAGTTGCCGAGCAATTACATAGATTGATAAATACGAAAGAGAAGATTGACAGGGAGATATTCCAAGCGACAATGTCGGACATTCTGCCGGATCTGGACCTTACACAGTCTGACTGG GATGATATCTATGAAATGGCTACAAACCCTGGAGAAGAATTCAAAACAATGGAGGATATCATAGAAGAGGCGGAGGACGCCGAATGCCAGGAGAGATACCCTAACATGCCCCCCATCGGGACGCGCGTGAGGCGTGGTCCGGGCTGGAAGTGGGAGGATCAAGACAGCCACGGACCGGGCACCGTCACAGGGCACTCCAAAAACC CTGGTTGGATATCGGTGATGTGGGACTCGGGGGCGGGGTACCAGTACAGGTACGGGGCTGACGGGATGTTTGACATCGTCGTGTGTGATTCTCCACGAGTACTGGTCGATCAGCTGATCGCCGTGGGGTGTTTGGTCACCAGAG GACCTGATTGGGAGTGGAGTGATCAAGATGGCGGAGAGGGGAGTATAGGCGTCATTTACCGCGTCAACGATTCAGCCATTGTGCAC GTACGCTGGCCAAATGGTGAAAAAAGCAACTATCGGTTTGGATTTGATGGGAAATTTGACGTCAAACTttg TGATCCTTTTTCGCCCGAGGTAAAGAGAGTTCTTCAGCAGCAAACAGCGTCTGCTGGAGGTCCCTCACCCATGACTGAGCCAACTAGTGCGCCATCAACCAAAAATATCG ctaAAAAGACTGATGCAAGTAAACCTTCCTCAGACCAGGATGACACACAGACTCTGGACGAAATGAGAAGAACGGGTAGTTCTATCAATATCATGGACATGGCCCCTCCGATCAAACACACGGTGTGGTCAGATCTTGGAACCAGTTTTGCTGTGAACCAGTCCAACAGAATGAGAACAAGCCGCAGTCTGTCCAGTCTCCGGGAAACAGCCACTCCTACCCAGGCCGACAGAGGGCGCCCAAAACAAG aggATGACTCGAAAACCAACAGGAAAAATACAAGCAAACCGTTTACTGAAAATGCCGCCCCAAATCAGGGCTTGGTGTCAGATTCCTCTACAGCAAAGGAACACCTTCCTTATTCACATAGAGATAACGGAGAGGGACAACAAAGCCAAGAAAatatagaagaagaaaaagaacagCCTGCAAAGTCGAGGGTAGAGGACGTTGACAGTTCTAGACATGATGACACCCAGGCCACCACAGAGGGACACAGGCCGGAGACCGCCCCACGCAGCCACACTGACCCCCCAGCTGTGGTGACAGAGAGGACGTGTTGGCAGTGGAAGGACCCCGACGGACAGTGGATAACTTATTCACCGGAAGTGCAGGAGAAACTTCGTAAAAACTTCCAGAAAAACCCAAGGTCAACTGTTCTTATTACCCAGAATGACTCACT GTACAGAGTTGTGTTTTCAAAAAACAAGCAGATCAATACAGAAACTAAGGACTTCACAGAAATTAGACAGATTAGTGAATAA